Proteins encoded in a region of the Dendropsophus ebraccatus isolate aDenEbr1 chromosome 11, aDenEbr1.pat, whole genome shotgun sequence genome:
- the LOC138767194 gene encoding ras-related protein Rab-7b-like: MHSNQKVDLKVNIIGPMGTGKTSLLNQYVHKWFRSDYRNTLGAHILSKTIQLESKTLKMQIWDTGGQERFRSLVSSFYKGSDGCLLVFDVTDMESFLGLETWRTDFMDKIQSPATNFPIIILGNKIDLEDRQVSQEFAVSWCQERKIPYFEVSAKDNINVDLAFETLAKEALVHYRECRECHLTESIKLTPLEDCHGSACC; this comes from the exons AACCGGAAAGACTTCCCTTCTAAATCAATATGTACATAAATGGTTCAGAAGTGACTACAGGAACACATTGGGGGCGCACATACTAAGCAAAACCATCCAGCTGGAAAGTAAGACCCTAAAGATGCAG ATCTGGGACACAGGGGGTCAGGAACGGTTCCGCTCCCTGGTATCCTCCTTCTATAAGGGCTCTGACGGCTGCCTTCTGGTCTTCGATGTCACCGATATGGAATCTTTTTTAGGTCTTGAGACCTGGAGGACAGACTTTATGGATAAAATACAGTCACCAGCGACCAATTTCCCGATAATCATTCTAGGAAACAAGATTGACCTGGAGGATCGGCAG GTCTCTCAGGAATTTGCAGTTTCCTGGTGTCAAGAAAGAAAGATCCCTTACTTTGAAGTTAGCGCCAAAGACAACATCAATGTGGACCTGGCCTTCGAGACACTTGCAAAGGAAGCGCTAGTACAC TACCGTGAGTGCAGAGAATGTCATCTTACTGAATCCATCAAGTTAACTCCTCTAGAAGACTGTCATGGGAGCGCCTGCTGTTGA